A region of Salirhabdus salicampi DNA encodes the following proteins:
- a CDS encoding dihydrolipoamide acetyltransferase family protein: MAYEFKLPDIGEGIHEGEIVKWFVKVGEEIKEDDVLCEVQNDKAVVEIPSPVEGKVLDIKVAEGEVAVVGDTIITIEAEGYESAEPAQEEAPKEEKIEKAGNETANVETKEEPAASADVEGKRVIAMPSVRKYAREKGVDIRQVTGTGKNGRVLKEDVDGFLSGDQPAAQAEAPAAAAETTETASDQPAAKQPIPEGPLPETREKISGIRKAIAKAMVNSKHTAPHVTLMDDIDVTELVAHRKKFKEAAAEQGVKLTYLPYVVKALVSALKKYPVFNTSYDDATEEIVHKHYYNIGIAADTDKGLLVPVVKDADRKSVFEISNEINELAVKARDGKLAPNEMKGASCTITNIGSAGGQWFTPVINHPEVAILGIGRIAEKPIVRNGEVVVAPVLALSLSFDHRMIDGATAQNAMNHIKRLLNDPQLIMMEA; the protein is encoded by the coding sequence GTGGCCTACGAATTTAAACTACCAGATATTGGTGAAGGTATACACGAAGGCGAAATAGTGAAATGGTTCGTCAAAGTTGGCGAAGAAATAAAAGAAGATGATGTACTTTGCGAAGTGCAAAATGATAAAGCAGTTGTTGAAATCCCGTCTCCTGTAGAAGGAAAAGTACTTGATATCAAAGTAGCTGAAGGGGAAGTAGCTGTAGTTGGTGACACGATCATTACAATTGAAGCAGAAGGTTATGAATCAGCCGAACCAGCCCAAGAAGAAGCACCAAAAGAAGAAAAAATCGAAAAAGCAGGAAATGAGACAGCTAATGTCGAAACTAAAGAAGAGCCTGCTGCCAGCGCAGATGTAGAAGGTAAACGTGTCATTGCAATGCCTTCAGTTAGAAAATATGCTCGTGAAAAAGGTGTTGACATCCGTCAAGTAACTGGAACAGGTAAAAACGGCCGTGTTCTTAAAGAAGATGTAGATGGATTCTTAAGTGGAGACCAACCGGCTGCACAAGCAGAGGCACCTGCAGCAGCTGCTGAAACAACTGAAACTGCTTCTGACCAACCAGCTGCAAAACAGCCGATTCCTGAAGGTCCATTACCAGAAACTCGTGAGAAGATTAGTGGAATACGTAAAGCAATTGCGAAAGCAATGGTTAATTCTAAACATACAGCTCCTCACGTAACACTAATGGATGATATTGATGTAACAGAATTAGTTGCACACCGTAAGAAGTTTAAAGAAGCAGCTGCTGAACAAGGTGTGAAACTCACATATCTACCTTATGTTGTAAAAGCACTTGTATCAGCATTAAAGAAGTACCCAGTATTTAACACTTCTTATGATGATGCAACAGAAGAAATTGTCCATAAGCATTACTATAATATCGGTATTGCAGCGGATACTGATAAAGGTCTCCTGGTACCTGTAGTCAAAGATGCAGATCGTAAATCTGTATTTGAGATTTCTAACGAAATCAATGAGTTGGCAGTAAAAGCTCGCGATGGGAAATTAGCACCAAACGAAATGAAAGGTGCATCTTGTACGATAACGAATATCGGATCAGCTGGTGGACAGTGGTTTACTCCAGTTATTAACCATCCTGAGGTTGCTATCTTAGGTATTGGTCGTATTGCTGAGAAACCAATCGTACGCAACGGTGAAGTTGTTGTCGCTCCAGTATTGGCGCTGTCATTAAGCTTTGACCACCGTATGATTGACGGTGCAACAGCTCAAAATGCAATGAATCATATTAAGCGTTTGTTAAATGATCCACAACTTATTATGATGGAGGCGTAA
- the def gene encoding peptide deformylase, translating to MITMDDIVREGHPVLREKANEVPLPPSTDDQNTLEKMLEYLKNSQDDEIAEKYNLRPGVGLAAPQIGLSKRMIAVHFIDFHNKEYSYGLFNPKIVSHSVEKTYLSSGEGCLSVDREVPGIVPRYNRITVKATDLEGKEVKLRLKGFASIVFQHEIDHLNGVMFYDHIDKDDPFTVPENAVVADPS from the coding sequence ATGATTACAATGGATGATATCGTTCGTGAAGGTCATCCTGTTTTGCGAGAAAAGGCGAATGAAGTGCCTCTTCCCCCAAGTACAGATGATCAAAATACATTAGAAAAGATGCTGGAATACTTAAAAAACAGCCAAGATGATGAGATTGCTGAAAAATACAATTTAAGGCCTGGTGTTGGTTTGGCAGCACCACAAATCGGATTATCAAAGCGAATGATAGCCGTCCATTTCATTGACTTTCATAACAAGGAGTATAGTTATGGTTTATTTAATCCGAAAATTGTAAGTCATTCAGTTGAAAAAACGTATTTATCGTCTGGGGAAGGCTGCTTAAGTGTAGACCGAGAAGTTCCGGGTATTGTGCCTCGTTATAATCGAATTACAGTTAAAGCAACTGACTTAGAAGGAAAAGAAGTGAAGTTACGACTAAAAGGTTTTGCTTCCATCGTATTTCAACACGAAATTGACCATTTAAACGGTGTTATGTTTTATGATCATATCGACAAAGATGATCCTTTCACAGTACCAGAAAATGCTGTAGTTGCAGATCCATCATAA
- the lpdA gene encoding dihydrolipoyl dehydrogenase — translation MVVGDFPVEVDTLVVGAGPGGYVAAIRAAQLGQKVTIVEKGTLGGVCLNVGCIPSKALISASHRYEETQHSEEMGIKAEGVSLDFSKVQKWKESVVNKLTGGVEGLLKGNKVDIVSGEAFFVDKNTAKVMDEKNSQTYKFKNAILATGSRPIEIPSFKYSDRVLDSTGALNLKEVPKKLVVIGGGYIGTELGNAYAGFGTEVTILEGSDEILGGFEKQMSSLVKRRLKKKGVNIITKAMAKGVKEKKTGVTVTYEAKGKEEKIDADYVLVTVGRRPNTDELGLEQVGIEMDDRGLIKIDKQCRTNVENIYAIGDIVDGPPLAHKASYEGKIAAEAISGEKSEIDYLGIPAVVFSDPELATVGYSEAEAKEAGYNVNAAKFPFAANGRALSLNDSDGFVKLVTRKEDGLVIGAQVAGPSASDVIAELGLAIEAGMTAEDIALTIHAHPTLGEVTMEAAEAALGMPIHIVK, via the coding sequence ATGGTAGTTGGAGATTTTCCTGTAGAAGTTGATACTCTCGTTGTCGGCGCAGGACCTGGTGGTTATGTAGCTGCTATCCGTGCCGCACAACTAGGGCAAAAAGTAACAATCGTTGAAAAAGGGACACTAGGTGGAGTATGTTTAAACGTGGGTTGTATTCCTTCTAAAGCATTAATTTCTGCTTCTCACCGATATGAAGAAACACAACATTCTGAAGAAATGGGAATTAAAGCAGAAGGTGTATCACTAGACTTTTCAAAAGTTCAAAAGTGGAAAGAAAGTGTTGTAAACAAACTTACTGGTGGAGTAGAAGGCCTATTAAAAGGAAACAAAGTCGACATCGTATCCGGCGAGGCTTTCTTTGTAGATAAAAATACGGCTAAAGTAATGGATGAAAAGAACTCCCAGACATATAAGTTTAAAAACGCAATTCTTGCAACTGGTTCACGTCCTATTGAGATTCCATCCTTTAAGTATTCTGACCGTGTGCTCGATTCAACTGGTGCATTAAACTTAAAGGAAGTACCTAAAAAACTCGTTGTAATCGGCGGTGGTTACATTGGTACCGAGCTAGGGAATGCTTATGCTGGATTCGGAACTGAAGTAACGATTCTTGAAGGTTCAGACGAAATTTTAGGTGGATTCGAAAAACAAATGTCATCTTTAGTAAAGCGCCGTTTGAAGAAAAAAGGTGTTAACATCATTACGAAAGCGATGGCGAAAGGTGTTAAGGAAAAGAAAACCGGTGTAACAGTAACATATGAAGCAAAAGGTAAAGAAGAAAAAATTGATGCAGATTATGTACTTGTAACAGTTGGTCGTCGTCCTAATACTGATGAGCTCGGTTTAGAGCAAGTAGGGATTGAAATGGATGACCGTGGTCTAATTAAAATTGACAAGCAATGTCGTACTAACGTTGAGAATATTTATGCAATCGGAGATATTGTTGATGGACCACCTTTAGCACATAAAGCATCATATGAAGGAAAAATCGCTGCTGAAGCTATCAGTGGGGAAAAGTCTGAAATTGATTACTTAGGTATTCCGGCTGTTGTCTTCTCTGACCCCGAACTAGCAACAGTAGGATATTCAGAGGCTGAGGCGAAAGAAGCGGGATATAATGTAAATGCAGCGAAGTTCCCATTCGCGGCAAATGGTCGTGCCCTTTCTCTCAATGATTCAGATGGTTTCGTAAAGCTTGTAACTCGTAAAGAGGATGGATTAGTAATTGGTGCACAAGTTGCTGGTCCTAGCGCAAGTGATGTCATTGCTGAACTTGGTTTAGCAATTGAAGCTGGTATGACAGCAGAAGATATTGCATTAACTATCCATGCTCACCCTACATTAGGTGAGGTAACAATGGAAGCAGCTGAAGCTGCACTTGGTATGCCAATTCATATCGTCAAATAA
- a CDS encoding alpha-ketoacid dehydrogenase subunit beta, whose translation MAQMTMIQAITDAMRTELKNDENVLVFGEDVGQNGGVFRATEGLQKEYGEDRVFDTPLAESGIMGLAVGLALEGFRPVPEIQFFGFVYEAMDAINGQAARMHYRSGGTYNMPITIRSPFGGGVHTPELHADSLEGLVAQQPGLKVVIPSNPYDAKGLLISAIRDNDPVVYLEHMKLYRSFREEVPEEEYTVELGKAAVKREGSDITLVAYGAMVHSALKAAEELENDGIQAEVIDLRTVSPVDYETILESVQKTNRAVVIQEAQRQAGVAANIVSEIQERAILHLEAPVLRVAAPDTVYAFSSAEEVWLPNHEDIVEKAKQAINF comes from the coding sequence ATGGCACAAATGACGATGATTCAAGCTATAACTGATGCAATGCGTACGGAACTCAAAAACGATGAAAATGTGCTCGTTTTTGGTGAAGACGTTGGTCAAAACGGTGGTGTGTTCCGTGCAACAGAAGGATTACAAAAAGAATACGGAGAAGACCGTGTATTTGATACGCCGCTTGCTGAGTCAGGTATTATGGGTCTTGCTGTTGGTCTAGCTCTAGAAGGCTTCCGTCCTGTGCCAGAGATCCAATTCTTTGGTTTCGTATATGAAGCAATGGATGCTATTAACGGTCAAGCTGCTCGTATGCACTACCGTTCCGGTGGTACATACAACATGCCAATCACAATTCGTTCTCCATTTGGCGGAGGCGTGCATACACCTGAACTACACGCAGACAGCTTGGAAGGTTTAGTGGCACAGCAACCAGGCCTTAAAGTAGTAATTCCATCTAACCCTTATGATGCTAAAGGATTATTAATTTCTGCAATTCGTGACAACGACCCCGTTGTATACTTAGAGCATATGAAGCTTTACCGTTCATTCCGTGAAGAGGTACCTGAAGAGGAATATACAGTTGAATTAGGTAAAGCAGCTGTTAAACGTGAAGGAAGTGACATTACATTAGTTGCTTACGGAGCAATGGTACATTCAGCACTTAAAGCTGCAGAAGAACTGGAAAACGACGGAATTCAAGCAGAAGTGATTGACCTTCGTACAGTAAGCCCAGTCGACTATGAAACAATTCTTGAATCTGTACAAAAGACAAATCGTGCAGTAGTTATTCAAGAAGCACAACGTCAAGCTGGAGTAGCAGCAAACATCGTATCAGAAATTCAAGAACGAGCTATTTTACATTTAGAGGCTCCTGTACTACGAGTAGCTGCACCAGACACGGTTTATGCGTTCTCTTCAGCTGAAGAAGTATGGCTGCCAAATCATGAAGATATTGTGGAAAAAGCGAAACAAGCCATCAATTTTTAA
- a CDS encoding YkyA family protein: protein MKIGKGILISMLLVLLTVAGCQNGPSAIEQMYNHLETAVELEAEFEQHQDEMVELEQKEKDLYNEIIELGMNDIDQIQQLSSEAITILDNREELLSKEKNSIDKAKEEFDQAEEYIDQLEDENVQSLANDLVAKMNDRYAAYQNLFDFYTQSITLDRELYELLQQEDLEKDVLETKIEEINEMYEKIFETNEQFNTYTSEYNELKKEFYEQAGLDVQYSEDE, encoded by the coding sequence TTGAAAATTGGAAAAGGGATCTTAATCAGCATGTTACTGGTTCTCTTAACTGTTGCCGGTTGTCAAAACGGTCCTTCTGCTATTGAACAAATGTACAACCATCTTGAAACAGCAGTGGAATTAGAGGCGGAATTTGAACAACACCAGGACGAAATGGTTGAACTAGAACAAAAAGAAAAAGATCTTTATAACGAAATTATTGAGTTAGGAATGAACGATATAGATCAAATACAACAATTATCTTCCGAAGCTATCACGATTTTGGATAATCGTGAAGAACTATTAAGTAAAGAAAAGAATAGCATTGATAAAGCGAAAGAAGAATTCGACCAAGCAGAAGAATACATTGACCAGTTAGAAGACGAAAATGTGCAATCTCTTGCTAATGATTTAGTAGCGAAAATGAACGATCGTTATGCCGCTTATCAAAATTTATTTGATTTTTATACACAGTCCATTACATTGGATCGGGAACTATATGAGCTATTACAACAGGAAGATTTAGAAAAAGATGTATTGGAAACAAAGATTGAAGAAATCAATGAGATGTATGAAAAGATTTTTGAGACAAATGAGCAATTTAATACATATACATCTGAATACAATGAACTTAAGAAAGAATTTTACGAACAGGCTGGCCTAGATGTTCAGTACTCAGAAGACGAATAA
- a CDS encoding glycine betaine uptake BCCT transporter, producing MTQHVSRVFYIALVVALLFIIWGIIPADTWPNWNLDTVTSKTQTFIVQKFGWFYLLSATAFLILSIFLIFSKYGNIVLGKDGSKPDYPYITWFGMLFSAGMGIGLVFWGVAEPMYHFHTPPVQGVEGASSDAARTAMRYSFFHWGLHPWAIYAVLALALAYFQFRKDQPGLISSVLTPMFGDKMQGGWGTTVNFIAVFATIFGVATSLGFGAQQISGGVGYLLPGVENGFPLQLTVIIVVTVLFLLSAMTGLNKGIKYLSNTNIVLAILLMFFVLFAGPTNLIMDLFTTTLGSYAQNLPSMSFRMTPFAEGSTWVHSWTIFYWAWWIAWAPFVGTFIARVSKGRTVREFILGVLLVPTIFGALWFSTFGGSAISLEFYEGLDIMGVMSEQGTEVALFTVLEQYPLGALTTIIAILLISTFFVTSADSATFVLGMQTTNGSLNPNNKVKFTWGIIQSAAAAVLLWQGGLGALQTASIIAAFPFTIIMILIIFSLLKEFNEEAKQYPLRRRRKHEEVK from the coding sequence ATGACACAACATGTATCACGCGTATTTTATATTGCACTCGTTGTTGCACTCCTATTTATTATATGGGGTATCATTCCGGCAGACACTTGGCCCAATTGGAATCTGGATACGGTAACATCGAAAACACAAACATTTATCGTCCAAAAGTTTGGCTGGTTTTATTTGCTATCAGCTACAGCGTTTTTAATCTTATCCATCTTTTTAATCTTCTCTAAGTATGGAAACATTGTACTCGGTAAGGATGGGTCGAAACCTGACTATCCATACATCACTTGGTTTGGTATGTTATTTAGTGCTGGTATGGGAATTGGACTAGTGTTTTGGGGTGTTGCCGAACCAATGTATCACTTTCATACACCACCAGTTCAAGGCGTAGAAGGGGCAAGTTCAGATGCAGCTAGAACTGCTATGCGTTATAGCTTTTTCCATTGGGGACTACATCCATGGGCCATTTATGCGGTCTTAGCATTAGCCCTTGCTTACTTCCAGTTCCGTAAGGATCAGCCTGGACTTATTAGTAGTGTGCTTACACCAATGTTCGGTGATAAAATGCAAGGTGGTTGGGGAACAACCGTTAACTTTATCGCAGTATTTGCAACAATTTTTGGTGTAGCTACATCATTGGGTTTTGGTGCCCAACAAATTAGTGGTGGGGTTGGCTACCTTTTACCAGGTGTTGAAAATGGATTTCCACTTCAATTAACCGTTATTATTGTTGTTACAGTTTTATTCTTGCTTTCAGCAATGACAGGATTGAACAAAGGGATTAAATACTTAAGTAATACAAACATTGTACTAGCCATTTTGTTAATGTTTTTTGTTCTTTTTGCAGGACCAACAAACTTAATCATGGATTTATTTACAACTACACTTGGTAGTTATGCTCAAAACTTGCCTTCTATGAGCTTTCGCATGACTCCATTTGCTGAAGGAAGTACTTGGGTTCATTCTTGGACTATCTTCTATTGGGCATGGTGGATCGCGTGGGCACCATTTGTTGGAACGTTTATAGCAAGAGTATCTAAAGGACGTACAGTTCGTGAATTTATTCTAGGTGTGTTACTTGTACCAACAATCTTCGGTGCACTATGGTTCTCCACTTTTGGTGGGTCTGCCATATCGTTAGAATTTTATGAGGGTCTGGATATTATGGGGGTAATGTCTGAGCAGGGTACAGAAGTAGCATTATTTACAGTACTAGAACAATACCCATTAGGCGCTTTAACGACAATTATTGCGATTTTATTAATTAGCACGTTCTTTGTTACATCTGCAGATTCAGCTACATTTGTTTTAGGGATGCAAACGACAAATGGTAGCCTGAATCCTAACAACAAAGTAAAATTCACTTGGGGCATCATCCAATCTGCAGCTGCTGCTGTGCTATTATGGCAAGGGGGATTAGGCGCTCTGCAAACTGCGTCAATTATCGCAGCCTTCCCATTTACCATTATCATGATTTTGATAATATTCTCCTTATTAAAAGAATTTAACGAGGAGGCGAAACAATATCCTTTACGCAGACGCCGAAAACATGAGGAAGTTAAATAA
- a CDS encoding polysaccharide deacetylase family protein: MRQFICLIIIATIMAGCSKNSDNLDGDTQVGQEPEEQTKPDVNQNDEEVNEPEEDVDENGIEEEEMKSPLYEVSNVWSIKPMEEDVAHNVVLMTIDDAPDKYSLEMAKTLKNLDVKAIFFVNGIFIEKGDGREQLKQIAELGFEIGNHTYGHTRLDTISEEEQYEEIMKNSDLIEDITGERPKFFRAPHGVNTDYAKNLVKEEGMALMNWSFGYDFMADYMTKEAIADIMVNTELLSNGANLLMHDREWTYEALEEIVTGIQDKGFQFVDPDLIQTP; this comes from the coding sequence ATGAGACAATTCATCTGCCTCATCATAATTGCAACAATAATGGCAGGCTGTTCAAAAAATTCAGACAATCTAGATGGGGATACACAGGTAGGCCAAGAACCTGAAGAGCAAACAAAACCAGATGTAAACCAAAATGATGAAGAGGTCAATGAACCCGAAGAAGATGTTGATGAAAATGGGATTGAAGAAGAAGAGATGAAATCCCCCCTATATGAAGTTTCCAACGTCTGGAGTATTAAACCTATGGAAGAAGATGTCGCCCATAATGTCGTATTAATGACGATAGACGATGCACCAGATAAGTACTCCCTGGAAATGGCTAAAACGTTAAAGAACTTAGATGTAAAAGCTATCTTTTTCGTAAATGGTATTTTTATTGAAAAGGGTGATGGTCGAGAGCAACTTAAGCAAATTGCAGAGTTGGGGTTTGAAATCGGAAACCATACTTATGGTCATACCCGTCTAGACACGATTTCGGAAGAGGAACAGTATGAAGAAATCATGAAAAATAGTGACTTAATTGAAGATATTACAGGAGAAAGACCGAAATTTTTCCGTGCTCCACATGGTGTTAATACCGATTATGCGAAAAACTTAGTGAAAGAAGAAGGTATGGCACTGATGAATTGGTCTTTCGGGTATGATTTTATGGCTGATTACATGACAAAAGAGGCAATTGCCGACATTATGGTGAATACCGAACTTCTTAGTAACGGCGCAAATTTACTTATGCATGACCGTGAATGGACATATGAAGCCCTAGAGGAAATTGTCACAGGCATTCAAGATAAAGGCTTTCAGTTCGTCGACCCGGATTTAATTCAAACTCCATAA
- the pdhA gene encoding pyruvate dehydrogenase (acetyl-transferring) E1 component subunit alpha gives MDNIFYRKEEVTKLNIVENLKNIEKQFEETFQILNEEGKVINKDAVPELSDDELKELMRRMVFTRVLDQRSIALNRQGRLGFYAPTAGQEASQIGTHFALEKEDFLLPAYRDVPQLIWHGLPLYKAFLFSRGHFIGNQMEDVKALSPQIIIGAQFIQTAGVALGIKKRGRKAVAITYTGDGGASQGDFYEGINFAGAYKAPAIFVVQNNKFAISVPVEKQSAAKTVAQKAVAAGIPGIKVDGMDVLAVYKATQDARERAIKGEGPTLIETDTFRYGPHTMAGDDPTRYRTKEMENEWEKRDPLVRFRKYLEAKGIWSEEEETKVIEQAKEDIKAAIKEADQAPKQKVTDLISIMHSEELPANLKEQMEEYQAKESK, from the coding sequence ATGGATAACATCTTTTATAGAAAGGAAGAGGTGACGAAATTGAACATAGTTGAAAACCTTAAAAACATTGAAAAGCAATTTGAAGAAACCTTTCAAATCTTGAATGAGGAAGGTAAAGTCATTAACAAAGATGCAGTTCCTGAGCTTTCGGATGATGAGTTAAAGGAACTAATGCGTCGCATGGTCTTTACACGCGTATTAGACCAACGTTCTATTGCGTTAAACCGTCAAGGACGCTTAGGTTTCTATGCACCAACAGCGGGACAGGAGGCATCCCAAATCGGTACGCACTTTGCACTTGAAAAGGAGGACTTCCTGCTTCCGGCATATCGTGATGTACCACAACTAATTTGGCATGGTCTTCCGCTTTATAAAGCATTCTTGTTCTCTCGCGGGCACTTTATTGGGAACCAAATGGAAGATGTAAAAGCTCTTAGTCCACAAATTATTATCGGTGCACAGTTTATCCAGACAGCTGGAGTGGCGCTAGGTATTAAAAAGCGTGGACGTAAGGCTGTAGCAATTACGTATACAGGTGACGGAGGAGCTTCCCAAGGTGATTTCTATGAAGGAATCAACTTTGCAGGGGCATACAAAGCACCAGCAATCTTTGTTGTTCAAAACAATAAATTCGCGATTTCTGTACCAGTTGAAAAGCAATCCGCTGCAAAAACGGTTGCACAAAAAGCAGTTGCTGCTGGTATTCCTGGTATTAAAGTAGACGGTATGGACGTACTTGCTGTTTACAAAGCAACTCAAGATGCACGTGAGCGTGCAATTAAAGGTGAAGGTCCTACATTAATCGAAACTGATACTTTCCGTTATGGACCACACACAATGGCCGGGGATGACCCAACACGTTACCGTACAAAAGAAATGGAAAACGAGTGGGAGAAGAGAGATCCACTAGTTCGTTTCCGTAAATACTTAGAAGCAAAAGGCATTTGGTCTGAAGAAGAAGAAACAAAAGTAATCGAGCAAGCAAAAGAAGATATTAAAGCAGCGATTAAAGAAGCAGACCAAGCCCCTAAACAAAAAGTAACTGACTTAATCTCAATTATGCATAGTGAAGAACTTCCAGCGAACTTGAAAGAGCAAATGGAAGAATATCAAGCAAAGGAGTCGAAATAG
- a CDS encoding Cof-type HAD-IIB family hydrolase, translating to MGNNKQIVFFDIDGTLISEGGNVRQETIEAVDQLREKGIYPAIATGRGPFMHKHIREQLNINTYVSFNGQLAVFEGEVVYENPLQTKLLQSLSKDALAKGNPVAFIGKDMMTVSEEGHAYISESLGSLNISYPEVDLTFFEKEKIYQALVFCVEDEQKRYEQEHSFFDYIRWHKYSMDVLPKDGSKALGIQKLIERVGVEQENTFAFGDGLNDREMLQYVGTGIAMGNAKDEVKRYADYVTKHVDELGVVYGLRKFGLI from the coding sequence ATGGGAAATAACAAGCAAATTGTATTTTTTGATATAGACGGTACGTTAATTTCAGAAGGTGGTAATGTACGACAAGAAACAATAGAAGCGGTTGATCAGTTAAGGGAGAAAGGGATTTATCCCGCTATTGCGACTGGACGTGGTCCATTTATGCACAAGCATATTCGTGAACAATTAAATATTAATACGTATGTTAGCTTCAATGGCCAGTTAGCGGTATTTGAAGGTGAGGTTGTATACGAAAACCCTCTACAAACAAAACTGTTGCAGTCGTTATCAAAGGACGCATTGGCTAAGGGAAATCCTGTCGCTTTTATAGGAAAAGACATGATGACCGTATCAGAGGAGGGGCATGCATATATTTCAGAAAGCTTAGGGTCGCTTAACATCTCGTATCCAGAGGTCGATCTAACCTTCTTCGAAAAGGAAAAAATTTATCAAGCACTTGTTTTTTGTGTAGAAGATGAACAAAAGAGATATGAACAGGAACATTCGTTCTTTGACTATATTCGTTGGCATAAGTATTCTATGGATGTTCTCCCGAAAGATGGTTCAAAAGCGTTAGGCATTCAGAAATTAATTGAGCGTGTTGGAGTAGAACAAGAAAACACCTTTGCTTTTGGAGATGGGTTAAATGATCGGGAAATGTTGCAATATGTTGGCACTGGAATTGCGATGGGGAATGCGAAAGATGAAGTGAAACGATACGCAGATTATGTAACAAAGCATGTAGATGAGCTTGGGGTTGTCTACGGATTGAGAAAGTTCGGATTGATATAA
- a CDS encoding DUF1885 family protein has translation MGRSTYVYPKNPITLQDIQDQLQYYQEITTKTGEQLNWNYEQQAFPYDIQLKEYEGHQYLLLKGTLDRYNSILIGVIDQPSQNAVQITLPSSAEHGDKGKANELAKFFAKKFNGTLQLFNGRLIQ, from the coding sequence ATGGGAAGAAGTACGTATGTTTATCCAAAGAATCCAATCACATTACAGGATATTCAAGACCAACTTCAATACTATCAGGAAATCACAACAAAAACTGGAGAGCAATTAAATTGGAATTATGAACAACAAGCGTTCCCTTATGATATTCAATTGAAAGAATATGAAGGTCACCAATATTTATTATTAAAAGGGACATTAGATCGTTATAATTCCATATTAATTGGTGTCATTGATCAACCAAGTCAAAACGCAGTTCAAATTACACTCCCTTCTTCTGCCGAACACGGGGATAAAGGAAAGGCTAATGAACTGGCAAAATTTTTCGCTAAAAAGTTTAACGGAACATTACAATTATTTAACGGAAGGCTGATACAATAA
- a CDS encoding GapA-binding peptide SR1P — MGTIVCQDCQRVIAHFEDEKVTTLYGKGCGCKKK, encoded by the coding sequence ATGGGTACAATTGTTTGTCAAGATTGCCAAAGAGTAATTGCTCATTTTGAAGATGAAAAAGTAACAACGTTGTATGGAAAAGGTTGCGGTTGTAAAAAGAAATAA